A window from Urocitellus parryii isolate mUroPar1 chromosome 1, mUroPar1.hap1, whole genome shotgun sequence encodes these proteins:
- the Rnf228 gene encoding RING finger protein 228 has protein sequence MAAPANDSGGSEQSPSSSPGSRAGAGGAAAGGRDRGDRRPRNATATAPGLAPLEDYECKICYNYFDADRRAPKLLACLHTFCQECLSQLQLRAAAAAAAAASAAPERAQRPPPWHDPPGAIACPVCRHRTPLPDSRVQALPNNTKLAEAFPLALRAAHDPLPQDRLPPLPTRRAEPAAPQPPAPAPQPTPPAEDTAPGPRARPGLRAPGAYDSCQNCKRAALTAGCVCVVFSFLSMVVLLFTGLIFVNHYGGGGGGGPPGSGAPPGDAPATGSPSPSPVGPICLSVASILALFSVVVTWVICWLKYRPEGAAASSAGSGGGGPRTRAAAAPGGARRSDT, from the coding sequence ATGGCAGCGCCAGCAAACGACAGCGGCGGCAGCGAACAGAGCCCCAGCAGCAGCCCCGGGAGCCGGGCCGGAGCAGGGGGCGCGGCGGCTGGAGGCCGGGACCGCGGGGATAGGAGACCCCGGAACGCCACCGCTACGGCCCCAGGCCTTGCACCTCTCGAAGACTACGAGTGCAAAATCTGCTACAACTACTTCGATGCGGACCGGCGCGCGCCTAAGCTGCTGGCGTGCCTGCACACCTTCTGCCAGGAGTGCCTAAGCCAGCTACAGctccgcgccgccgccgccgccgccgccgccgccagcgCTGCGCCTGAGCGCGCGCAGCGCCCCCCGCCCTGGCACGATCCTCCCGGCGCCATCGCGTGCCCGGTGTGCCGCCACCGCACGCCGCTGCCCGACAGCCGCGTGCAAGCCTTGCCCAATAACACCAAGCTCGCCGAGGCCTTCCCGCTAGCTCTGCGCGCTGCTCACGACCCGCTACCCCAGGACCGCCTCCCGCCGCTGCCAACACGCCGCGCAGAACCTGCGGCACCCCAGCCGCCTGCCCCGGCCCCGCAGCCAACGCCACCTGCGGAGGACACCGCCCCCGGACCTCGAGCCCGCCCGGGTCTGCGCGCCCCGGGCGCCTACGACAGCTGCCAGAACTGCAAGCGCGCTGCGCTCACCGCCGGCTGCGTGTGCgtggttttttcttttctctccatggTGGTGCTGCTCTTCACTGGCCTCATCTTCGTCAACCACTACGGTGGCGGTGGTGGCGGGGGACCCCCCGGAAGCGGAGCGCCCCCTGGCGATGCCCCGGCCACTGGGTCGCCTTCACCCTCGCCTGTGGGGcccatctgtctgtctgtggcCAGCATCTTGGCGCTCTTCTCAGTCGTTGTCACCTGGGTTATCTGCTGGCTCAAGTATCGGCCCGAGGGTGCGGCCGCCAGCTCGGCTggaagcggcggcggcggcccgaGGACGCGGGCAGCGGCGGCACCCGGCGGCGCACGGAGGAGCGACACGTAG